Within Acidobacteriota bacterium, the genomic segment CTGGGTCTGCCGGCACTACGCCGAGCACGCCGAGGATTTTCTCGCGGACAAGGTCGTCAAAACAGACGCGAAGAAGAGCTTCGTCGCCTATCAGCCCCTCGGCGTCGTCCTCGCGATCATGCCGTGGAACTTTCCGTTCTGGCAGGTCTTCCGGTTCATCGCGCCGTCGATCATGGCCGGCAACGTCGGCCTGCTGAAGCACGCCTCGAACGTGCCGCAGTGCGCGCTCGCGATCGAGAAAGTGATGCACGATGCGGGCTTCGAAAAAGGGGTGTTCCAGACCCTGTTGATCGGCTCGAAAAAGGTGAAGAAGATCATTGAGGACGACAGGATCGCGGCCGCGACGCTCACCGGCAGCGAGCCGGCCGGGCGCGACGTCGCGGCGACGGCCGGATCGAAGATCAAGCCGGTCGTGCTCGAGCTCGGCGGCAGCGATCCGTTCGTCGTCATGCCGAGCGCCGATCTCGACGAGGCCGTCAAAACGGCGGTCAAGGCACGGACAATAAACAGCGGCCAGTCGTGCATCGCAGCCAAGCGATTCATCGTGCACGAGGCGATCGCGGACGAGTTCACGAAGAAGTTCGTCGAGCGGATGAAGGGGCTGAAGGTCGGGGATCCGGCCGACGAGAGCGTCGATGTCGGCCCGCTCGCCGGCGAGGATCTGATGGACGATCTTCACGAGCAGGTACAGAAGACGGTCGACGCGGGTGCGAAGATTCTCACCGGGGGAAAGAAGCTCGACCGGGACGGCTGGTTCTACGAGCCGACGGTGCTGAGCGAGATCCCCGACGGCTCGCCCGCCGACGAGGAGGAGCTCTTCGGACCGGTGGCGTCGGTGTTCGTCGTGAAAGATCTCGAGGAAGCGATCGCCAAAGCCAACGACACGACCTTCGGTCTCGGAGCGTCCGCCTGGACCACCGACGAAAGTGAGACTGAGCGCTTCGTACGCGAGCTCGCCGCGGGACTCGTCTTCATCAACTCGATGGTCGCATCGAACCCGAACCTTCCATTCGGCGGGGTCAAGCGGTCCGGTCTCGGCCGTGAGCTCGGGGAACACGGCATCCACGAGTTCGTGAACATCAAAGCGGTCTGGCAGGACTAGGTTCTCCGGCCCGGAGACCTAAAGAAAAACGGCCACCCCTGAGGAGTGGCCGTGGCTCGTGATCTGGCTCCGGCAGCAGGATTTGAACCTGCGACAAACGGATTAACAGTCCGCTGCTCTACCGCTGAGCTATGCCGGAAAATGGCCGGATTACCCGGTTTTCGGGGTTTCTTAACTCACCTCATGCCGGTTTTATTCACCCTCCCCCGCTCACCGCTGCGATATCCTCTGGACCCGCATGCCGACCGACATCATCATCAACGCCGGACGCCACGAGTCGCGAATTGCCGTCCTCGACGAGGGGCGCGTGGTCGAGCTCTGGATCGAGCGGAAGCGCCACAACACCATCGTCGGAAACATCTACAAGGGTCGGGTCACGAAGGTTCTCCCGGGGATGCAGTCGGCGTTCGTCAACGTCGGACTCGACCGGGATGCGTTCCTCTACGTCTCCGACGTGCAGGAAGAAGTCGAGATCGACGACGAGGAGAGCGACGAGCTCGCGCTCGAGGAAGTCCATCAGCTGAAAGCCGAGACCTCCATCGCCGACCTCCTCCGGGAAGGCCAGGAGGTCATGGTCCAGGTCATCAAGGACTCGATCGCCGCCAAGGGCGCGCGCGTAACGACGCACATCACCCTCCCCGGCCGCTTCCTGGTCTACATGCCGACGATCCGACACGTCGGCGTCTCTCGGAGAATCGAGGAGGACGCCGAGCGGGACAGGCTCAAGGCGATCCTCGAGATTCTCGATTCAGGCGACGGCGGACTGATCGCCCGCACGGCGGGAGAAGGGCGTGAGGCCGAGGACTTTCAGGCTGACTTCGATTACCTCTCGGCGCTGTGGGACCGAATCCGTCACCGGGCGGAAAAGCAGAGCGCTCCGTCGGTGGTCCATCGCGATCTCGACCTCGTGCTGAGGACGATCCGGGACGTTCTGTCGGTCGACGTGAAGTCCGTCTGGATCGATTCGGTCGACGAATACGAGCGGGTCGTCGAGTTCCTCGATCAGATCCAGCCCAGGCTTACCGGTCGCGTCCGTCTTTACTCGCGGGAGAATCCGATCTTCGACGAGTTCGGCATCGAACCGGAGATCGAGAAGGCACTCCGTCCGAAAGTCTGGCTCAAATCCGGCGGCTACATCGTGATCAATCAGACCGAAGCGCTCGTGTCGATCGACGTCAACACGGGAAAGTTCGTCGGAAAGAGCAACCTCGAAGAGACGGTCTTCAAGGCGAACATCGAGGCCGCGAAAGAAATCGTCCGGCAGATCCGGCTGCGGGATCTCGGTGGAATCATCGTGGTCGACTTCATCGACATGGAGGATCCCGACAACCGCGACGCTCTGTTCAGGGAGTTCGAGAGCGAGATCCGGAAGGACCGGTCGAAGACGAGAATCCTGCAGATCTCGGAGTTCGGGCTGATCGAGATGACCCGCAAGCGCGTCCGGCAAAGCCTCGAGCGCTCGCTGACTCAACCGTGCCCGTATTGCGCCGGCACCGGCAGGATCTCGTCGAACCTGACGATCATGCTCGAGATCTGGCGGCAGCTGGTCAAGCTGCGCGACATCAGAGAAACCCAGGAGCTGGTCATCCGGGTAAACTCCGATATTTACGAAGCGGTCAAGTCGGACGAGGACCATATTTTCGACGAGATCGAGGGGTTGCTCGGGACACATATCGCCTTCACACCGGACCCCGCGTTGCACCGCGAACAGTTCGAGATCGTACGCTCATGATGTCGTCTCCGTGGCATGTGCTGTGCAGCCTCGGCCCTTGCCTCAGGTGACTCATGGCTCTCGAAGACGCCTTTCAAAATCTCAGTGAATTCTTCTCCAGCCTCGACGAGGAAGGGGAGCAGGAGCTCGAGCTTTCCCACAATCTCGTCATCGTCTGTCCGGACTGCGGAAAGAATGTGGCCTTCAGAAAGCGCTGCCCGAAATGCGGCGGCGACAGCTGGATTCCAGCAGGCCATGCCGGCGGCATCTTCGAGCGGATGAAGGTTTCCCGGATGCGCGAGCGAATCACCGAGGACGAAGAGATCGAAGAGCTCTCGGCGGACGCGGCCAGCCCGGATGAAGACGAGGACGAGGACGACACCGACGCGCCCACCTCCCGGGAATCCGGATCGATCTAGTTGACCGGTTCGGCCGGCGACTCTTCGCCAGCAGCTTCAGCCGTTTCTCCGGCATCCAACTGATCTTCCTCGCGCTCGACGAGCTTCACGGCGCCCACGATGCGGTCGCCCTCGTCGACGTCGAGAACTTTGACTCCCTGCGTAGCACGGCCGACCGATCGGATGCTCGACGAGTCGAAACGGATCAGTTTTCCCCACTCCGAGATCAGCAACACTTCGTCGCCTTCGCGGACGCAGGTGATCCCGGCGACCCGACCGTTCTTTTCAGTCGTCCGGACGTTGATCACACCCGATCCTCCTCGCGACTGGAGGCGATATGCCGAGATCGCGGTTCGCTTTCCGAACCCTCGATCGGTCACGCTGAGGATCTGCCCTTCCGATCCCGGCGCGAGTACATCGGCCTCCACGACATAGTCATCGTTGCGAAGCCGGATGCCGCGGACACCCGCCGCGGTCCTCCCCATCGGCCGGACATCGGTTTCGGGGAAGCGGATCGCCTTTCCATGGCGTGAGCCGATGAAAATTTCGGACTGACCGTCGGTGAGGAGAGCCGCGTGAAGATCGTCATCCTCGTTGAGCGTGATGGCATAGATACCGGCCGTCCTCGGATTCGAGAAGGCGTCGAGGGGGGTCTTCTTGATCCGCCCCTTTCGCGTAACTAGAACGACGTACTCCGCCTCGCCGAAGTCCCGAACGGTGAGGAGCGCGCGAACGTTCTCCTCCTTGCTCAGCTGCAGAAGATTGACGATCGCCTTTCCTCTGGCCGCGGGTCCGACCGATGGAAGCTGGTGGACCTTGATCCAGTAGACGCGTCCCTTGTCGGTGAAAACGAGCATGTAGGAGTGCGTCGATGCAACGAAAAGGTGCTCGACGATGTCTTCCTCTTTCGTCGTCATACCGGTGCGGCCCTTACCTCCCCGCCGCTGTGCCCTGTAGAGACTGAGAGGCGAGCGCTTGACGTATCCGCCGCGGGACACCGTGATCACCATGTCCTCCTCGGCGATCATGTCCTCGATTGTGATCTCGCGTGTCTGCTCGATGATCTTCGTCCGGCGCGGGTCGGCGAACTTCTCCTTCACCTCGCGAAGCTCGTCCGCGATGATCTCGAGAACGAGCGCTTCGGACCCGAGTACGCTTCGCAGCCGCTCGATCGTCGCGCGAACCTCCTGGTACTCGGAGATGATCTTCTCCCGCTCCAGCCCGGTCAGCCGCTGCAGCCGCATGTCGAGAATCGCCTGCGCCTGCAGGACCGAAAGGTCGAAGCTGTCGACCAGACCCTGGCGTGCTTCCTCCGGCGTCCCGCTCGCGCGGATCAGCTTGATGATCGCGTCGAGATGATCGAGCGCTTTGGTGAGACCTTCGAGGATGTGCGCCCGCTCTTCCGCCTTCTTCAGGTCGTATCGGGTCCGGCGGACGACGATCTCACGCCGGTGATCGAGGAAGTAGCGGAGCATCGATTGAACGTCGAGGACCCGCGGCTGATTGTCGACGATTGCAGTCATGTTGATGCCGAAGCTCGACTGCATCGCGGTGTTCTTGTAGAGGTAGTTGAGGATGACCTCGGGAACTTCACCCCTCTTCACTTCGATGACGATCCGGATGCCGTCGCGATCCGACTCGTCGCGGATGTCGGCGATCCCTTCGAGCCGCTTCTCCTTGACGAGCTCGGCGATCTTCTCGATCAGGCGCGCTTTGTTCGTCTGGTAGGGGATCTCGTTCACGACGATCTTCCACCGCTCCCCTTCCTTCTCCGGCTCTTCGATCGTGGCGCGGGCTCGCATCTGAACGGATCCTCGTCCGGTCATGTAGGCCTGGCGGATACCGTCCATTCCATGGATGAAGCCGGCTGTCGGAAAGTCCGGTCCCGGAAGCACCTCGAGAATCTCGTCGAGGCCAGCCCGGGGATTCTCGATCAGCAGCAGGCATGCATCGACGACCTCGCCTAGGTTGTGCGGCGGGATGTTGGTGGCCATGCCGACCGCGATTCCCGCAGAGCCGTTGACCAGAAGATTGGGGAACTTGGCGGGGAGCACGAGCGGCTCTTCGAGAGAGCCGTCGTAGTTGGGGACCCAGTCGATCGTTTCCTTGTCGATGTCGTCGCGCAGAAGCTCCTCGGCGAGCCTGGTGAGACGCACCTCGGTGTATCGCATCGCGGCCGGGTTGTCGCCGTCGATCGAGCCGAAGTTGCCCTGCCCGTCGACCAGCGTGTGCCGCATCGCGAACTCCTGCGCCATCCGCACGACGGTGTCGTAAATCGCGGAGTCGCCGTGCGGGTGATACTTACCCATGACGTCACCGACGATTCGCGCCGACTTCTTGTATGCCTTGCCGGCAGTGTTGCCCTGCTCGTACATCCCGTAAAGGATGCGGCGGTGCACCGGCTTGAGGCCGTCGCGGACATCGGGAAGCGCGCGGCCGATGATGACCGACATCGCGTAGTCGAGATACGACACGCGCATCTCTTCTTCGATGTTGATCCTGGTAGTTTTCTCGATCGGAGGTTCGTTTTCAGCCATAGTGATCAGATGTCGAGGTTCTTGACGTTGAGGGCGTTCTCCTCGATGAACGCACGGCGGGGCTCGACCTGGTCGCCCATCAGGACGGTGAAGAGCTCCTCTGCTTCGACGCTGTCGTCGATTCGCACCTGAAGCAGGTTTCGAGTTTCGGGATCCATCGTCGTTTCCCAAAGCTGCGCGGGGTTCATCTCACCGAGACCTTTGTAACGGGAGATGTTGAGCCCCTTCTTGGCGCGGGCATAAATCTCTTCGACGAGCTCGTCGGCCGAGCCGAGCTGCACCGCGTCGGCTGCGGACTTGTCGACCAGCGAGAGGTCGTACGGAGGGAGACCGAATGTCGCGATTGCCGACCAGTAGCGGAAGGCCTGGCGGTACTCGAACTGCCGGACGAGATCGATGTCGATGACGACGTTGCGACGCACGCCCGAACTGTTCTCGATCAGGCTGATCCGGCTCGTTCCGTGTTCTTCGTCGGTACCGACCTCGACGTCGGCGAACCCATGGTTCCGGAGCGACCCCGCGACAGCGTCGACGATCTCCGGATTCGAGAGCGCCGCCTCGTCGGCGAGCCCCTCTTCGAGAAGGATGTCGAGAGCCGCTCGAGGGAGTCCTCGTCGCTCGAGCCGGCGAACGTTCTGAAGCCAGCTCTCCATCGACTCGACTAGTCTCGAAAGGTCACGGCCGGCGACCCGGTTGCCCGCCTGCGGCGTCACCTCGATGTTCTCGGAGATGCGCCGCAGGAGAAATCGCGACAGCTCCGGTTCGTCCTTGATGTAGGTGTCCTTCTTCCCCTGTGTCACCTTGAAGAGCGGCGGCTGCGCGATGTAGAGATGACCGCGGTCGATCACCTCGCGCATGTACCGGAAGAAGAACGTCAGAATGAGCGTCCGGATGTGCGAGCCGTCGACGTCGGCGTCGGTCATGATGATGACCTTGTGATAGCGGAGCTTCGCCACATTGAAGTCATCGGCGCCGATTCCCGTCCCCAGGGCTGTGATCATCAGGCGGATCTCCTCGGAGGAGAGCATTTTGTCGAGACGCGCCTTCTCGACGTTGAGGATCTTCCCCTTGAGCGGCAGAATGGCCTGGAACCGACGGTCCCGTCCCTGCTTTGCCGATCCGCCCGCGGAATCCCCTTCGACGAGAAAGATCTCGGCCTTTGCCGGGTCGCGCTCCTGGCAGTCAGCCAGCTTGCCCGGAAGAGAGCCGCTGTCGAGCGCTCCTTTCCGGCGGGTCAGCTCACGCGCTTTTCGCGCGGCTTCCCGTGCGCGGGAGGCCTCGATGACCTTGTCGACGATCCGGCGCGCCTCCCTCGGATTTTCGCCGAGGTAATCCGCCAGCCGCTCGTTGACGACCTGCTCGACCCAGTTTCGTACGTGAGCCGAAACGAGCTTGTCCTTGGTCTGGGATGAGAATCTCGGTTCTCTGATTCTGACCGCAATGACCGCGGTGAGACCCTCGCGGACGTCGTCGCCCTCGAGAGAGAGGTTCTTCAGGAGATTCTGTTCGGTCACGTACTTGTTGACCGTTCGCGTCAGCGCAGCCTTGAATCCGCTGAGATGCGTTCCGCCGTCCGTGTTCTTGATCGTGTTGGTGAAAACGTAGAGATTCTCGTTGTATCCCTCGTTCCACTGCAGCGCGATCTCGACCTTTTCGCCGTCGCGCTCGTCGACGATATAGATCGGCGGCGTATGAATGGGGGTCTTCGAGCGGTTGAGATGCTCCACGAATGAAACGATTCCGCCGTCGTAAAGGAACTCGTGCTTCTTCTCGGTTCGCTCGTCGATGATCTCGATCCGGACCCCGGAGTTGAGAAAGGAGAGCTCCCTCAGCCGCTCGGAGAGCGCCTGGAAGTTCATGTCGAGAACGCTGAAGACGGCACTGTCGGGCTTGAACGACACCCGGGTGCCCGAGTCTTCGGTGCGGCCGACCTGTTTGATCGGTGCGGTCGGCAGCCCCTGTCGGTAGCTCTGCTGCCAGACGCCTCCGTCGCGGTGAATCTCGAGCTCGAGCCATTCCGAGAGGAAGTTGACCACCGAAACGCCGACACCATGAAGCCCGCCCGAAACCTTGTACGAGTTCGAGTCGAACTTTCCACCCGCGTGGAGCTCGGTCATGATGACCTCGGCTGCCGATCTCCCCTCCGCTTTGTGCAGATCGACGGGAATGCCTCGGCCGTTGTCCTCGACGGTCACCGATCCGTCGGCGTGGATCGTGACGCGAACGAAGGTCGCGTACCCCGCCATCGCTTCATCGATCGCGTTGTCGACGACTTCGTAGACCATATGGTGCAGACCCGAGATGTCATCGGTGTCACCGATGTACATGCCCGGCCGTTTTCTCACTGCATCGAGGCCTTTGAGGACCTTGATGTCTTCAGCCGTATACTTGCCGTTCATAGATTTTTTGATTCCGAGGTGCGTCTCAAATAAGAGGTTCGAGCGTAGCCGTTCGGATCACGGCCAAACCGTCGAAACGTGCGCAGACATCCCAAAGGAAAAATGGCGGGATGCGCTGCCCGGAAGAACGTCTCATTTTACCAGAAAATTCTTCAACCTGAACGGTTTACGCCTCTGTAAAGCCCGGTTTTTCAGGCGATGTCACGCATTCGGGAGACCCGCCCCCCGGAGATTGTGAGAATCCGGTGGGAACCGAGGTTCAGGGCTTCCAAAACCGTGTGTTTTGCGGAGGAGGTCAGGATCTGGCCTCCATTCCGGAATCGCAGGAAGAGCCGTTCGATCACCCCGAGGTCGAGCTCGGCGTCGACATCGTCGAGAATGAAGATGGGAGGCGAGCCGAATCGCTCGATCTGCAGCTCGATCTTTGCCATTTTGAGAAACAGCACGAGCATCTTGATCTGCCCGCTCGAGAGCAGCTCCGCAGCGATTTCGCCGCCGGTCCCGAACCAAAGCTCGTCCCGATGGGCTCCCCGCAGGGTGTGGCCCACACGGAGCTCCCTCGATCGGATATCGCGGAGGCCGGACAGGTCGCCGGACTCCCCTTCCGGAACCGAGGGGCGGTACTCGATCTCGATTTCCGGCATGCTCCCACCGTGGTCGCGGATCAGCCGGCGGACGACTTCCGCGAGCCGCGAGACGAACTCGGCACGGGACTTCCGGATTTGCGCGGAATTGCGGATGAGCTCGAGGTCCCAGGGGTCGAGAGCGCTGGCTCGCTCGCGTGATTCGGCAATGGCCTGGATCATTGCGTTCCGCTGCCGGACGGTGCGCTGGAATCTCCCGAGCTCCTCCAGATATGCGGGATCGAGATGGGCGATGCCTCGATCGAGGAATCGCCTCCGTTCGATCGGACCGCCACGAAGAATGGCGAGCCGGTCCGCTGAGTAGGCGATCACCGGGACCTGCCGGAGGTATTCGTGAAGCGTCACGGCGTCGCCGTTGACTTCGAGCCGGCGGCGCCGTGGCGGGCCGAGCTCGATTCCCACGGAGATGGAACGGTTCAGCTTGCCTTCAACGACGTCGCCCGACGCGTAGATCAGCCCGCTGCCGGTTCTCGAAAGGCTGGCGATGCGCGAGGTCCGGAACGAGCGCGTGGTGGCGAGGAAGTAGACGGCCTCGAGGAGGTTCGTCTTTCCTTCTCCGTTGTCGCCGGCTACGAGATTGACCCCTTCGATGAGCTCGACGGTTCCGGGCTCCAGGTTTCTGAAGTTCCGGGTCGTGAACGAGCCGAGAAACACGTTCAGCTTATTTTCATCGGCATGATGACGTAGAGGTACTCGTAAGCGAGCTCATCCTCTCCCATCGGCCGGGCGATGCACTGCGACTCTTCGTCGCGCAGATCGAGCACGACCTTTTCGGTATCGGTCGCCGCGAGGAAATCGGAAACGTAGGTCGCATTGAGGCCGATCCTGAAGTCGGGTCCGGAGTACTCGATCGGTACGGTTTCATGGGCATCGCCGAGATCGGAGCTCATCGACGAAACGGTGAGCTGACCCTTCTCGAACTCGAGCTTCAGCGCGCGCATTCGCTCGGTCGATACGAGCGAGATCCGGCGTATCGTGCCGAGCAGCCGCTCGCGATCCACCGTCACGCGCTTGTCGTTGTCGCGGGAGATCACGTCGTTGTAATTCGGAAAGTTCACATCGATCAGCCGGGCGAGAATTCTTCGCGATCCGGTCTCGAAAAAAATGTGGCTTTCGGCGAGACCCACCTTCACCATCTCCTCGCCCGTTGATTCGATCTTCGCAATCTCCTGCAAGGCCTTTCTCGGGATCAGGATCTTCAGCGGCGAATCCGATGCTGCCTCGAGTCCCTCCTGCGGGTAGGTGATCAGCGCCATCCGGTGCCCGTCGGTCGCAACCATTTCCATGTCGGAGCCGTTGAGCTTGAGGAGCGCTCCGTTGAGCTGAAAGCGAGTTTCCTCGTGTGTGATCGCGAAGATCACCTTCTCGATCATGGTCTTGAGGTCGTCGAACCTCACCTCGAACGTTCGCGACGCGTCGACCTCCGGTATGGCGGGAAAGTCTTCTGCCGCCCGGCCGAGCAGACGGAAGACCGCGGACCCGCTCTGGAGCTGAATCGAATCGTTGTCGCCGAGCTTGATCCGCACCTCATCGTCGGGCAGCGCGCGAACGATGTCGAAAAGACGTTTTGCCTCGATCGTGATCGCGCCGTCTTCCTTGATCTTCGCAGGACACGAAGCCTCGATGGTGACATCGAGATCCGTGGCGGTCAGATCGATGCGATCGCCATTCGCCCGAAGGAGAACATTCGACAGCACCGGTATGGTCGATCGCCTCTCGACGACCGCCTGGCACAACTGCAACTCTCTCTGAAGATCGGTTCGGTTGACGACCAACTCCATTGCTCGCGAAGCTCCTTTGCTACGGTCTGGAAAGACTTTTATTTCTCTTTAGTAGTAGTAGTAACAGGCCCTGTGGAAACCGCGGAGGGCCGCCGTAAGTGACGGCGAGTATAGCAGTAGAAGACGATCCCGCCTGTGAGGAAGCGGCGGATAACCCGGCGGTGTACGAGCCGACATTTCCACATGCGAACCCCTTCTCCGAAGCTCCCGTTCGCTTTTCCGCGAACCGTCCGCAGAGCTTTCCGGTCGTATTCCGAAGCCGTTGCGGAAAAAGGCTCGTTCCACTCATCGGAAGTGCCTCGTGAGCATGTCGACAGTCGATTCAACGGAGGGATCCTCGGACTTGAGCCGCTCGATTTTTTCGACCGAGTAGATGACGGTCGAATGGTGCTTGTTTCCGAAGAGCTTTCCGACCTCCGGGTAGGAAAGATCGGTCAGTTGCTTGCACAGATACATCGCAACCTGGCGGGGATAGGCGATCGGCCTCGCATTCGATTTGGACTTGAGATCCGAGACTTTCAGGCCGTAATGAGAGGCGACGACCTTGATGATCTCAGCCGGGGTGATCGGCTTGTTTTCCTTGGCGAGAATGTCCCGTAGCGCTTCTTTGGTGAGGTCGAGGTCGATCGGATGCCCGGTGAGAGAGGCGAAGGCGGCGATTCTGTTCAGATGACCCTCGAGCTCGCGCACGTTGGACCGGACGCGCTCGGCCACGAAGAGGGCGACCTGCTGTGGCATCGGGATTCCCCGCTCCTCCGCCTTTTTCCTCAGAATGGCGACTTTGGTCTCCAGGTCGG encodes:
- a CDS encoding NAD-dependent succinate-semialdehyde dehydrogenase is translated as MIATVNPATGKQEKMFDELTDQELEARLDLAARTFERYRRTSFAERSGWMARAGDILEERTDELARMMTLEMGKPIGQARSEIEKCAWVCRHYAEHAEDFLADKVVKTDAKKSFVAYQPLGVVLAIMPWNFPFWQVFRFIAPSIMAGNVGLLKHASNVPQCALAIEKVMHDAGFEKGVFQTLLIGSKKVKKIIEDDRIAAATLTGSEPAGRDVAATAGSKIKPVVLELGGSDPFVVMPSADLDEAVKTAVKARTINSGQSCIAAKRFIVHEAIADEFTKKFVERMKGLKVGDPADESVDVGPLAGEDLMDDLHEQVQKTVDAGAKILTGGKKLDRDGWFYEPTVLSEIPDGSPADEEELFGPVASVFVVKDLEEAIAKANDTTFGLGASAWTTDESETERFVRELAAGLVFINSMVASNPNLPFGGVKRSGLGRELGEHGIHEFVNIKAVWQD
- a CDS encoding Rne/Rng family ribonuclease encodes the protein MPTDIIINAGRHESRIAVLDEGRVVELWIERKRHNTIVGNIYKGRVTKVLPGMQSAFVNVGLDRDAFLYVSDVQEEVEIDDEESDELALEEVHQLKAETSIADLLREGQEVMVQVIKDSIAAKGARVTTHITLPGRFLVYMPTIRHVGVSRRIEEDAERDRLKAILEILDSGDGGLIARTAGEGREAEDFQADFDYLSALWDRIRHRAEKQSAPSVVHRDLDLVLRTIRDVLSVDVKSVWIDSVDEYERVVEFLDQIQPRLTGRVRLYSRENPIFDEFGIEPEIEKALRPKVWLKSGGYIVINQTEALVSIDVNTGKFVGKSNLEETVFKANIEAAKEIVRQIRLRDLGGIIVVDFIDMEDPDNRDALFREFESEIRKDRSKTRILQISEFGLIEMTRKRVRQSLERSLTQPCPYCAGTGRISSNLTIMLEIWRQLVKLRDIRETQELVIRVNSDIYEAVKSDEDHIFDEIEGLLGTHIAFTPDPALHREQFEIVRS
- the gyrA gene encoding DNA gyrase subunit A → MAENEPPIEKTTRINIEEEMRVSYLDYAMSVIIGRALPDVRDGLKPVHRRILYGMYEQGNTAGKAYKKSARIVGDVMGKYHPHGDSAIYDTVVRMAQEFAMRHTLVDGQGNFGSIDGDNPAAMRYTEVRLTRLAEELLRDDIDKETIDWVPNYDGSLEEPLVLPAKFPNLLVNGSAGIAVGMATNIPPHNLGEVVDACLLLIENPRAGLDEILEVLPGPDFPTAGFIHGMDGIRQAYMTGRGSVQMRARATIEEPEKEGERWKIVVNEIPYQTNKARLIEKIAELVKEKRLEGIADIRDESDRDGIRIVIEVKRGEVPEVILNYLYKNTAMQSSFGINMTAIVDNQPRVLDVQSMLRYFLDHRREIVVRRTRYDLKKAEERAHILEGLTKALDHLDAIIKLIRASGTPEEARQGLVDSFDLSVLQAQAILDMRLQRLTGLEREKIISEYQEVRATIERLRSVLGSEALVLEIIADELREVKEKFADPRRTKIIEQTREITIEDMIAEEDMVITVSRGGYVKRSPLSLYRAQRRGGKGRTGMTTKEEDIVEHLFVASTHSYMLVFTDKGRVYWIKVHQLPSVGPAARGKAIVNLLQLSKEENVRALLTVRDFGEAEYVVLVTRKGRIKKTPLDAFSNPRTAGIYAITLNEDDDLHAALLTDGQSEIFIGSRHGKAIRFPETDVRPMGRTAAGVRGIRLRNDDYVVEADVLAPGSEGQILSVTDRGFGKRTAISAYRLQSRGGSGVINVRTTEKNGRVAGITCVREGDEVLLISEWGKLIRFDSSSIRSVGRATQGVKVLDVDEGDRIVGAVKLVEREEDQLDAGETAEAAGEESPAEPVN
- the gyrB gene encoding DNA topoisomerase (ATP-hydrolyzing) subunit B, whose product is MNGKYTAEDIKVLKGLDAVRKRPGMYIGDTDDISGLHHMVYEVVDNAIDEAMAGYATFVRVTIHADGSVTVEDNGRGIPVDLHKAEGRSAAEVIMTELHAGGKFDSNSYKVSGGLHGVGVSVVNFLSEWLELEIHRDGGVWQQSYRQGLPTAPIKQVGRTEDSGTRVSFKPDSAVFSVLDMNFQALSERLRELSFLNSGVRIEIIDERTEKKHEFLYDGGIVSFVEHLNRSKTPIHTPPIYIVDERDGEKVEIALQWNEGYNENLYVFTNTIKNTDGGTHLSGFKAALTRTVNKYVTEQNLLKNLSLEGDDVREGLTAVIAVRIREPRFSSQTKDKLVSAHVRNWVEQVVNERLADYLGENPREARRIVDKVIEASRAREAARKARELTRRKGALDSGSLPGKLADCQERDPAKAEIFLVEGDSAGGSAKQGRDRRFQAILPLKGKILNVEKARLDKMLSSEEIRLMITALGTGIGADDFNVAKLRYHKVIIMTDADVDGSHIRTLILTFFFRYMREVIDRGHLYIAQPPLFKVTQGKKDTYIKDEPELSRFLLRRISENIEVTPQAGNRVAGRDLSRLVESMESWLQNVRRLERRGLPRAALDILLEEGLADEAALSNPEIVDAVAGSLRNHGFADVEVGTDEEHGTSRISLIENSSGVRRNVVIDIDLVRQFEYRQAFRYWSAIATFGLPPYDLSLVDKSAADAVQLGSADELVEEIYARAKKGLNISRYKGLGEMNPAQLWETTMDPETRNLLQVRIDDSVEAEELFTVLMGDQVEPRRAFIEENALNVKNLDI
- the recF gene encoding DNA replication and repair protein RecF (All proteins in this family for which functions are known are DNA-binding proteins that assist the filamentation of RecA onto DNA for the initiation of recombination or recombinational repair.) — its product is MFLGSFTTRNFRNLEPGTVELIEGVNLVAGDNGEGKTNLLEAVYFLATTRSFRTSRIASLSRTGSGLIYASGDVVEGKLNRSISVGIELGPPRRRRLEVNGDAVTLHEYLRQVPVIAYSADRLAILRGGPIERRRFLDRGIAHLDPAYLEELGRFQRTVRQRNAMIQAIAESRERASALDPWDLELIRNSAQIRKSRAEFVSRLAEVVRRLIRDHGGSMPEIEIEYRPSVPEGESGDLSGLRDIRSRELRVGHTLRGAHRDELWFGTGGEIAAELLSSGQIKMLVLFLKMAKIELQIERFGSPPIFILDDVDAELDLGVIERLFLRFRNGGQILTSSAKHTVLEALNLGSHRILTISGGRVSRMRDIA
- the dnaN gene encoding DNA polymerase III subunit beta codes for the protein MELVVNRTDLQRELQLCQAVVERRSTIPVLSNVLLRANGDRIDLTATDLDVTIEASCPAKIKEDGAITIEAKRLFDIVRALPDDEVRIKLGDNDSIQLQSGSAVFRLLGRAAEDFPAIPEVDASRTFEVRFDDLKTMIEKVIFAITHEETRFQLNGALLKLNGSDMEMVATDGHRMALITYPQEGLEAASDSPLKILIPRKALQEIAKIESTGEEMVKVGLAESHIFFETGSRRILARLIDVNFPNYNDVISRDNDKRVTVDRERLLGTIRRISLVSTERMRALKLEFEKGQLTVSSMSSDLGDAHETVPIEYSGPDFRIGLNATYVSDFLAATDTEKVVLDLRDEESQCIARPMGEDELAYEYLYVIMPMKIS